CTGTTACTTGTTGCTGAAACACGGTATTTTGTTATGTGTACCTTTAGTTTGACATCTACTTGGTACTTAGGTCTTAACATCATTGGGTATGTCACTCAAAGAGGATGAACACCATGACAGAAATCATTTTGATTCAATCAGGAGTTTAGGACAATGTATCGTTCACATAGAgacacacccacaacacacacccagacagacacacacacactcacgcgcaACTCATTCTAAGTGTGCATCGTGAATGTAAAGTCATCCCCTTAGTGATTAGTCTATTTAACAAAAGATACAATTGTGCAACATTTAATTGTTTTCATCAAAGCAAACCAGGAGTAGAACATATACCAGGCCATCCTAGTTGCTGCAAATCACCAAACACATTTTAGAGAGCAATTTTTTTCAGACATTGTGCCCTTTTCTTTTCTTGTAGTTACTTAAAGGTGCATTCTCCAACTTTTgcataatttcagccagtagttttgaaagtggtgctcaTGAGCCAAAAGCGCTCCACATTTTTTGAgtactacgtcatccaattgTCTACTGTGTCATCCATCTCGTGATATATTACACATTTTGCAATTTATATATCATTTGAATGTTGCAATTCGTGTGATATGTCATGAAACCAATTTGtgcaatatgttatgaatttggaTCCCGGAGTGCATCTTTAAGAGTTAGAGAGTGTTTGGGCCACCCAAGCCTTTCCTAGATCTTCTCTGATCCACTCCGGTCCATTGCAGAGAGAAGCAGGCAGATCTATGCCTGGACGACCCCTCTTTCAGTCTCTTTTTAGAGGGTAGTCCGATAGGGTGTTACCCTACACCAGTAACTGTCCAGTCCACTGTCCCCCCAAAGGTCCCAGCCTCAGCTCCCCTCGACGCTCTGTCCGTCCGTTACAAAGTGCAAGCAGTTAAATGTCTCTTTGCCTTTTCCCTCCCATCCCACACAATAAACTGAAACCAAATGCAACATCAAAGAATATTCTTATTGTCCGATTGCAAAACCGTGCAGCAGACACTGTCCAACAGGCAATGGAAAGGGAGAAGGCAGCTTGAGAGAGTGCATTTGTGTCACAAGGAATTCAGTCCCCTCTACGCAGACTCCATAGAGTGTGGTTCCTCTTTGTGGTCAGGTTGCCACTAGTTGGTTGGTTGTCTGCCAGAGTGGTTACACCTCCCTAGAAACAGAAAACAGACAACAGAGATTGATTACCACAAGGCCTTTGATATTGTATAGAGTAAAAGGCAGTATCCTGAAGATCATTTCTTTATTAGAACTTTGGCTgaaagagttcctctgtggtttCTACTTTGGTAGTGATTGTAAATAACCATAGCTTGCATAGTGTCAACTTGGCAGAATTTAATAGAACACATGGAAGCCCAAAGAGCACATCCAGGTGTATAGACATGATACCCATGTATAAAGTGAGCTGTGACTTACGATGCAGTGAGAGTAGAGTTGAGCACTAGGGTGGTGCGTATCCTATAGAGCTGGGCTAGGGTCAGCTTCTTGTGCTGATGGGTCTTCCTTCTTTTGGGCGATGACTGCTTCTCTGGGCAACCGGCTGTGAACGACTCACTGCACTTCCCCCCGTGTCCTCCAGAGGGCGCCACCATCGTCTCCCCATCTGAGCTGCTGCTGTCAGCCTGGCTATTGCTGCCTTCACAGGCCTCAGCTGCAGCCAGAGCCCTCTGGACCTGCCGGGCCTCCGCCTTCCTCAGGGTGTCACAGAGCTTACCAGAAGGCATGCTCATACTCAGGAAGTCCTCATACTCAGGCTCTGAGTCTTGGTCAGTCTTAAACAGCCCAGTAAGGTCTTGGGCTGATAGGCTCTTACTGTGGACCAGGCATTCCGCCCTCTCGCTCCTGTGTTCTGATTGGTCCTGGGCTGTAAGGCTGCGGGTTTGTATCCGGGAGACAGGGGCGTTGTCACGGAAACGCTGCAGAAGGTTGTCCTCTGAAATTGACTTGATGTTCAGGCTCTGGAGGCTGCGGAGGCGGGCAGTAACCGGGGGGCGTCGCCGAGGCTTCAAAGACTGAACCACTGACACCTGGGAACCAACAGAGGTTGaatcctcctccttttccttctcCACTTCCTCATCCATCAGTTTCATTACCACCTTTTCGCTCTCCATttccacctccacccccacctcgtgtccctctatccctccctcctcttcagtcTCCTCTCCCTTGCTCTGGCCTGGTCGTGTCtgcaggtccagctctctcagtaGGGACTCTGGGGAGAGGGTACCGTAGGCACTGTCCATGGACAGAGAGCGAGACTGAGGCTCCAGCtcaacctcccctccctccataatACCCTCCTGCTCTGGCTCAGGGTCCCGGTCGGCAAGGTTGTCCTGGGGGCTGGCAGGGTTGCAGTGCAGGGGCTCAGGCCCAGTAGGTGGGGTAACTGTGCCCGAGTCTAGGCTCTTCTCTAAGGGTCCTCCTGAGTCTGTGCTTGTGGCAGAGGGGTTTTGGTGCTCCCCTGAATCCTCTCCTATGTCCATGACTGACAGGGTCTCTGTGGAGCAATCCGAATGACTGGAGGAGAAAGAGACCAAAATGTTAGACTGATGAGAATGGTTCTAGTAATATAAAACACTAACAATAAATGATAATGTTTACATGAAATAATCTTTGCACAGATCCGATCAACATCTACAGTGTCCTTATAGAAGAATGAAGCTCTACGATGTCTAAGTCGTTGTTTGGGTTTGTACCTTGGTCCCTGCTGATCTTTGTTCCTCATGCAGGGGGAGCTGGTAGTGGAGTTGCTGCTcttgttttcctcctcctcttcctctccgcaTAGACGGCGCTGTAGGGTGACCTGCTGCCTGAGAACCTCCTCAGTCCGCATTCTCTGGAGCTGGTTCTGGACGTTACAGATGGCGTCAACCCAGCTTCGCCCCTGGGTGGCGCTGTTGGCCTGGAAAGTGTAGGCTGCCACCGCGCTCTTGAACTCATTGAGGTAGATGAGAATGAAGGAGCCTATAGTAAGAGAGAACAGCTAATCAAAACACGTTTCTCAAGCATTTGCGTGAGCCTGTCTGCAGTGCCAGGTGGGAAGGAATATCCCTTTCAGGACTTTTCTAGTGGTTCCACTGTGCCAGACATGCTTAATTAAGCACAGCTGAAGTatgtgaaagaaaacaaatacctTGAACCCCGGTTTAAATGTAGCTGCATGCTGGTACTCACCAGGGTCCTTGAGTTCCTTGCAGACAACATTGTGGATGAGGAGGGGCTGTCTGATCACCTTGACCTTCTCTAACCTCTTCACTGGTTTGGTGATGAGCAGCAGGTCTGTGAACAGGAAGCAGTACACCTCCATCTGTGGGAAGGATGGGGAATTGCTTCCAGGTCAATTTCAGGTCACTTGTCATCATTCTAGTACAATAAACTAGGCTAAATCAAATAAGTAAATATTATGAAAGCAATTTGCTCCCCAATCACCCTGGTCATTGACATATTCTATCACAATGACCATGGGTAGTTCTCAGCCTGCGACAGTTATAATGAGGTAAAAGCAGTTACAAAGTAGCCCAGCCAGACACTTACCCTGCTGTCTTTACCCTCCTTCATGCGCAGTGCCGCCTCCAAATGGAGCTGTCTGGTCTCCTCTGGTGATGTGCCTCTCATAGGAGCCATCAGGTCGAAGCGGTTAAACTCACGCAGGATCTaaggagagagacaagaagaagaagaaggagttaCACACCAAGCAGAAACACAATTTCAACCCGTACTAAAAATCTAACTCAATAGAGATTCTCGTCTAGCAGTAGACTTGCACCGGTATACCCAGCAAGCCAGCCCTGAGTGTGGTGAGTGCCCACCTTCTCCAACTCCTCGCTGCTCCCCTCCACTGCTTCGTAGGAGTCGATGCGCCCAGAGATGGCTGCTAGCTTCTGCTGCTCCTCCCGCTGGCGCATCTGAGAGTCCACGCTGTTGATGAAGCCCTCCACCCACGCCACCATGCTGCCGACGGCGTCGCGGGACGACGAGTCGTCAGTCTTCTTGAGAACAGCCTTCAGCAGTAGGGGGTACTTGGTGAGTCTCTGGTGGGGCTTGGCCAGCATGTCAGCCAGCTTCAGCCGGTTACACTGCTTATGGGTCTCAGCCCACTgcgcaggggagagagagaccaggagttAGAGGTTAAAGAAAATGTGGCTAGGAACAACACTGAAAAGTGCTATGTAGAACGTAATAGTGGTATCTGATATTGGTTGACTGTGCTGTATTTGTGAGATGAGTAAATGGTATTTGGTGGGCAGTTGTTTAACTTGACACCATCagtgtgaacagagagagagagagagagagagagagagagagagagagagagagagagagagagagagatcgggaGGACAGGCGGACTGCGACTCACCGTGACGTAGATCCTGAAGAGCTCGTTGTCCCTGAGCAGTGACCTCATGTACTCCATACTGGCCTCCTCCTCCATACAGTAGCGGATGTAGGGCTTAAACCTGGAGCCAATCGTCCTGAAGCCGTGGTGGAGGTCTGTCGGGTTGAGGAGGGTTCTGGCCTGCCGGGCCATCTCCAGGGCAGGCAGCATCACCTGGTTCCACAGGGCCGTGTGCAGACGCACAATGTCCTGGATGTTACTGAAGAGTCGCGCAGGCTCCACCTCCGTCAGCAGACCACTCTCCTGCAGGTTCAACAGCCCACACAGGAACAactggaggaagagaggacatgggagaacatgtttcaatatgGGACATCTGATAGGGAAGTACTGCACTAGAGATAGACAACCTACTCCGAGTGTACaatacattaggaacacctgcctaatattgagttgcaacccatTTTGGCctgagaacagcctcaatttgtcatgGGGCATGGACGGCAAGGTGTCGAAAAcggtccacagggatgctggcccatgttgactccaatgcttcccacagttgtgttaagttggctggatgtcctttgggtggtggaccattctagatacacacgggaaactgttgagcgtgaaaacacagcagcgttgcagcccgacacactcaaaccggtgcacctggcacctactaccataccccgttcaaaaggcacttaaactatttggtcttgcccattcacccactgaatggcacagatacacaaCTCATGTCTCAAATGTCTGAGTGCCACTAACGGCACTCAGAGAGCACACCTAACCAAACTAAAACTCTTAGCACGATTCATTGAAGTAGTTCCTTTGGACTTGACATAGAAGGTTATGTTGTTCTTCCAAAAATGATCTAGGAGGTACATGTGTGTAAGGGAGAGAAGCAATTACTTTGTAAAAGGGCACTTACGTCAGTGATGACTCGTAGTTTCTTGATGTAGGTGGCCTCAGTGTGCAGGAGCTCCCAGATCGCCTCCTGCTGATGGAACTGGCGTCTGGTCAACGTCTGGAAGCAAACAGAACCAAAAACACACTCATGAGGTAATGGCCTCATACACATCCATGTGAACAGACGACGACACACTCCCTTATCCATGAGTTACACATAAGAACACAATACACCCACCCACGTTCATGAGTTAACAGCCTTACACAGGTCTGAACTTATAAAagtagcaacacacacacacacacgcactcatagGGTAAAAGCCATAAGCCATGTCTAAGAACATACGGCACGAGACAGACTCATGAGGTAACAGCTTTACTGCTACATGTCTGGTCACAAACAAATGACACCATCAGGACCGAGCTCAGTCAAACACTGATTGAGTTGGAGTGTGACTGAAATCCCGATCCCCAATCACACAGCATCTTATCACACACAGACATCGGTCTATCTTGCCTGAGCCCATAGTCTAAGGGTGTGCGCTCTGTCCGGGAAAGAGAGACGGATGCGATTGAGCTGGTAACGTTTATACAACTACACATTAACCTTAATAAACAGCTGTACAACACTGGCTGTAAACGTTATCCGCCCTGTTGCTGGGAAACACCAGACTGGATGGGCGGGAGATTGTCAGGCCAAAACAGGAACGGATTGTGAACAGTTTATTACTCAATACGGGAGTAGCTACACGCATGCGATCATATCAAAGttcatttgtcacgtgcgccgaatacaacaggtatttgtAAATGAAAATGAGTGTTTGCAATTCCAGATAGTTCCTCCTTGTTTCAGGAgcctttcagtgaaatgcttacttacaggccctaaccaaccgtgcaatttttaagtaaaaaaataggtattagatATTTGTATTAAGCATTTGTGGTTATGTGtcagtgaatgagtgtgtgtttcGGTGAGTTTGTTTTGGTGCGTGCTtgtattcgtgtgtgtgtgtgtgtgttcatgttaccGTACCTCATGGTTGTCGAGTAGCTGTGTCCAGCTGTCCTCCAGGGTGAggctggtctcctcctcctcctcctcccaggagTCGTGATGGAAGGAGAGCTGAGGAGGAACCTTGGGAAGGCCAAACAGAGTGTACGACTGCAGCTTATTCTGGAGCTGCTCCATGCGGTCCACCTCCTAATAGAATGGGGGGAAAACCCATACGTGTCATTAACCACAGCTCCTGGGCAAATGAAGTATTCCTGCTTCATTCGAACGTAATTCACATGCACAGCACCTTTAGAGGAAATCACAAGGTCAGTATTAAATaaataaggttaaataaaattttaaaaaatcaataAGAAAACTGTAAGACAGATTGACCTCTTGCATAAGCATAACCCTCAGAGTCCACTGAATTCTTCAATCTTAacagctacccagactattgtTCTGCCAGGGCAGCCTTATGTGTACGTATGAAAATGAGCTCAGTGCATTGAGATCACTTGGACAGTAGAGGAGCTGGGTAAGGGGACGGGAGATGCTAACTGTGCTTTGGGGACCTGTCCCCTGAAGGGGATACAGGATTTGGTTGTTTGACCCTGGTTCACCCTTGCTTTGTGGAGAGGGGGCAGGTCTCCGCGGTCCAACACCCAGCCCTGCCACTGACAGGGTTAAAGATGATGGCCATGGTGAATAGAGATGACCTGGGAGCTGACAGGTGAGTGACAGACACGGTCTCCCTCTGACATCTGCTACTGCGCAGGATATGACCTCAGGGGAGCGCGgacaatgtacgtgtgtgtgtgtgcgctttgtTAGCCTTAAGAGATAAAAGTGAAGGATTATTGCCATTTCGTATTTTTTCCCCATTCTTGTGTGTGGAATGTTGTTATCGTAGTAGGGTCTTGAATAGACATTCCTCAAAACATGTTAATCCTTTGTTCTTACCGGTCACTTCCACCACAGCTACTTAATGCATTTGTTTAGAGGGAGGTTGCTGTGTGAGCCTATTCAGAGGCTTTGGAGAGGAGGGATGTGATCTCACTGGGAGCTGAGTGGATATGGCCTTTGAACCCCGTACCACGCACACGCTTTGCGCCGCACAAACACACCACCTCCCTCACTCGACAAGCTGATAAGGTTCCCCCTCTGACGGCCCGGACCAGGCCTTCACCCCTCACCTTGCCAAAGGCCCCGGCTCCAGTGTTGGAGCTAAAGAAGCCAGAGAAGCGGCTGGCGGCGCGGTTCTTCCAGCTGTCCGATCCAGCCCCCACACTGGGCAGAGAGCCGCTCAGTGCGGTCAGGGAGTCCGGAGACGGGATGCTGGCGTCCCCAAGGAACTCCGTTATGTTCTTCCTGCGACGTGCCTGACCCTGCAAGAACCAGGAGAGACCCGTGTTAAGAGCGAGTTTACATGAAGTCACCATGAAGAGCGAGAGAAAGcaaaacagaaagagaaacaagAGACGGTAAGAAGAATAGCAACTCATGCGAAAGGAGAGGAGCAAAGACGGGAGGGGAAAAAAGTCAAATACACGAGGAGAATAAACAGGAAACAGAGGTATTTTTTTAAAGTGATGATGACATTAGCAGGAGAGCTGTTAATGCAATCCTAACATCCTAACTGTCGTTCAGACACAAACAGGACCACAGGGAAGGAATGCCACTTCCTGAGACGGAACACTAATTAcctcagagggaaagagagcaggctaggggggggggggggggggggggggggggggggggggggagaagacgCTGTTCCATAAGAACTGGCGGACGGCTGGAATGAATCCACTGCATTGCTCCATCACTATTGCTACCCTGTGAGCAAGCAAGCCCTCCCGCTGGCCTGCGCGCCTCAAACATACAATCTCAATCCAATTCACGAGCATCGTCCGGCTGGGAAACCAAAACAAACATGGGCCTCGATATCTGAGGaaacagttgttttttttttgccatcagagagagacagtgtgtcagTGCAGTGTAATCTGCTAGTGGGGACTAGGGAGTCGCTGGGCCATTGACCCGTGTTCAGTTCATGTCACAGTAGAAAGGAACATCAATTCCATGGTATTGACTGCTGCTTTCTTATCCACTGCTCTCAATCTCAACTAATTCTGGGTGGCTAACAAATCATAGGCAGAGGATAAGGTCTACGCCTACAGTACACGATCCGTAGTGAGAATGCACACAAAAGAGGCTGGTTGGCATTGAGCAGTGGTAAACAAACTGTCGGATGGAGAGGAGCAATAGcaaatctctcacacacacacacctttcggGATTCTTGAAAGGCTTTCATACAAGAACCCCGTTCCTCCTCTGTTTTAGTATCAAAGTGGGATAAGATCGAGAGGGAGAGTAACAAATGACTGAAGCATAATTTCCCAATCCACTATATTTAGATTTAAGTGCTTCAGTGGAGCAAACAGTGTGGTCTCTCATCCAGCTCTGACCAGGGGGGATTTCTGGGGGATCTCGGCCAAGAGGACAAGGACACAGGTGcaggaagtgggggggggggaagagagagagagagaaagagagagaaagagagagagagagaaagagagagaaagagagagagaaagagagagaaagagagagagagagaaagagagagaaagagagagagagagaaagagagagagaaagagagagaaagagagagagagagaaagagagagaaagagagagagagagaagagaaagagagagaaagagagagagagagagagagagagagaaagagagagaaagagagagagagagagagagagagagagagagagagagagagagaaagagagagagaaagagagagagagaaagagagagagagagagagagaaagagagagaaagagagagagagaaagagagagagaaagagaaagagaaagagagagaaagagaaagagaaagagagagagagaaagagagagaaagagaaagagagagaaagagagagagaaagagagagagagagagaaagagagagagaaagagagagagagagaaagagagagaaagagagagagagagaaagagagagagaaagagagagaaagagagagagagagaagagagagagagagaaagagagagagaaagagagagagaaagagagagagagagagaaagagagagagaaagagagagaaagagagagagagagaaagagagagaaagagagagagagagaaagagagagagaaagagagagaaagagagagagagagaaagagagagagagaaagagagagagagagaaagagagagaaagagagagagagagaaagagagagagagaaagagagagagagagaaagagagagagaaagagagagaaagagagagagagagaaagagagagagaaagagagagaaagagagagagagagaaagagagagagagaaagagagagagagagaaagagagagaaagagagagagagagaaagagagagaaagagagagagagagaaagagagagagaaagagagagaaagagagagagagagaaagagagagagagaaagagagagagagagaaagagagagaaagagagagagagagaagagagagagagagagaaagagagagagagagagagaaagaaagagagagaaagagagagaaagagagagagagagaaagagagagagaaagagagagagagagagagagagagagagagagagagagagaaagagagagagagagagagagagagaaagagagagagagagaaagagagagagagagagagagagagagaaagagagagagagagaaagagagagagaaagagagagagagagaaagagagagagaaagagaaagagagagaaagagagagaaagagaaagagagagaaagagagagaaagagaaagagagagaaagagagagagagaaagagagaagagagagagagagagagagagagagagagagagagagagagagagagagagagagagagagagagagagagagagagagagagaagagagagaagagagagagagagagagagagagagagagaaagagagaaagagagaaagagagaaagagagagagagaaagagagaaagagagaagagagagagagagagagagagaaagagagaaagagagagagagagagagagagagagagagagagagagagagagagagagagagagaaagagagagactgtgctAGTGACAGCATCTCATTGGGCTAGACTAGAGGCTAAATTCCTATTAGCTTAGCGTGGTAATGCTCTGGCAACAGCTACACAGAGCATGGTAGGTGAGAAACATGTGATTCTAGTTTTAGCAACATGGTTTTTTAGATTAGTGCATGATAACGAACATTTGACCAAAACTAATAATGACACAGTATCAGTCATTTGCAGGACATTTCTGAAATGATGAGTTTCAATATATTACAGTACAAAGTCCCGGCACTATGCCCACCAACCCAAAGAGAAGTAGGCTTAGCCTTTGCTACCAACAACTGCGATACCCTAGTGTGACTTCAAGACTTACTGTCTAAACTGGCAAATAGATGTCCACGTCTTTAATTCTAACAGAGATACAGTAAGGGAAAGGCTCCCTGACCCGTCACACAATGTAAGTAGTATAATACTCACCATTGAAACCAGCGGCATGTCAAAGATTACAAAAACCATCATTCGGTTAGAGACTCATTGACTGCAGCCCATACCGGATCGGAAGCAGCTGCAGTGTTCTCTCAAGTTGAACCTCTCTTCGTCCTTCTCCGCATACATGCACTTCAGAGCCAGAGCCCTTAGACTAAGAGGGGAAAGCCCCAGAGAGCGACAGCTGCAACAACTAGAAGTTGTTCCCCATCAGAAAAGCGCTTTTGAAGTCAAGTTATGAGCGGAGATGTCCTGCTCAAGTTGAAAGAGTCCACGTTTTGATGTTTGATAGGAAGGACAACAAGAGCCACTCTATCTCCATGAATACACCATGAGCACCACCCCAGGACTCCTCTTtgacctctgtgtgtctctgtggtagTCCTTCAAGTACCGCTGCTCTAACACTGAGAGGTGAAGCCTGCTGTGCTGACTGAGCCTGCTGCCTGCCTAGCATTTCACACAGCCACTGTCCTGGAGTCATAGCAACCGGGAGGATCCTGCCTGGCCCATTGTgttgaggaggaaaggaagaggaggcAGGGCTACTGGAAAAAAGTGTGAGTGTGTCACTTATCTACATAAAGGGGGCGTGGACAGAGCAACAGCTTGCAGGGTAGAAGAGAACAGACATCCTGGTGCTGCAGAAGACTTGCCAACTGTTCAAAGTGGCTCTTTGGCCCTTTGGTCAGAGCCGCAACTGATGTCCAATTTCCTTGTTCTGACTGTTCGGAATCCCCCACAGAGCCCCACCCCGTGCCTTTCCTTTTCTTTTAAACCACTGCACTTCCCTCCAAACTGACTGACAGCTTTATCATTAAAAATCTGCCATGCTTCCTGACCGTAAACAAAACTGTTAGTCTACAGTACAGCTGTACAGAAATGTATTCAGGCTGTCACTGGTATGACGCATGTACCAGGCATATAGAACCAGACTCACAAGGAGAGTTTTGCTTTTGGGAGCAAAGCAGATTGTCACATACAAGTTAATTTGGGAATATCTCCAgttgtaaggagagagagagagagaaaaaaaaaagaggcaTTGAGTGAGCTAACAAAAACATGTATTACTGAATTGGTGAGAACTCTAGTTAGGCCTTTACCACAGTGAAATGACCACAAAGTCTTGCTCTGTTGTGGTTTGAATGGGCATTCCAAGTTTTGAAATTGAGATGTATCTTTTGGCTCCGTTCACCTTAAGAAAATTATTTTAAGAGACATTATTTTGTGAGTCATTAATTTGGCTCACAAACAGCTCTTCATTCAGTGGTGCTTGATTAAAGAAAGGTATGAAAAACCGTACATTTCTAATGTGAAGCCTAAAAAGGTTGACTACCATTTTGTCGACTTGTGAAACGTGAGTTCAAATTCAAGAACTAGATTTCTAACACGCTGTGTGTTCAAAGAATGAGGCTCTCTCCTCACTACCGGTTATTCCTGCAGTGCGGAATAACCATCTTCAGATCATGTTTTTATAGCTCATCTACAGATAATTGTTGTCTGGAGTAGGGCTGGCATAATTACCGTATAACCGTGTAACCGACGGTTATGGATGAAGCctgtcattatttatttttttaccatcaTAACCAGGGCTAAAATTAACACCCTCCACCTGCCAAACGCAGGTAGATTCTGGC
This window of the Oncorhynchus clarkii lewisi isolate Uvic-CL-2024 chromosome 16, UVic_Ocla_1.0, whole genome shotgun sequence genome carries:
- the LOC139368488 gene encoding pleckstrin homology domain-containing family G member 5-like isoform X7; this translates as MHFDRHPRFDLQTQGSILARNVSTRSCPPRTSPPSDLEEEDEGANDRGDRKAGGLKLVKKKPRRRHTDDPSKECFSLKFDLNVDIDTEIVPAVKKKTLREVLGPVFERKGIELSQVDLFLDQSNTPLSLNFEAYRFGGHYLKVKARPGDELKVEQGVKDLRSLSLPNMKPSLGEQSPYILTLCSERVEHGSLGRKESNVDLLVSAASTGQARRRKNITEFLGDASIPSPDSLTALSGSLPSVGAGSDSWKNRAASRFSGFFSSNTGAGAFGKEVDRMEQLQNKLQSYTLFGLPKVPPQLSFHHDSWEEEEEETSLTLEDSWTQLLDNHETLTRRQFHQQEAIWELLHTEATYIKKLRVITDLFLCGLLNLQESGLLTEVEPARLFSNIQDIVRLHTALWNQVMLPALEMARQARTLLNPTDLHHGFRTIGSRFKPYIRYCMEEEASMEYMRSLLRDNELFRIYVTWAETHKQCNRLKLADMLAKPHQRLTKYPLLLKAVLKKTDDSSSRDAVGSMVAWVEGFINSVDSQMRQREEQQKLAAISGRIDSYEAVEGSSEELEKILREFNRFDLMAPMRGTSPEETRQLHLEAALRMKEGKDSRMEVYCFLFTDLLLITKPVKRLEKVKVIRQPLLIHNVVCKELKDPGSFILIYLNEFKSAVAAYTFQANSATQGRSWVDAICNVQNQLQRMRTEEVLRQQVTLQRRLCGEEEEEENKSSNSTTSSPCMRNKDQQGPSHSDCSTETLSVMDIGEDSGEHQNPSATSTDSGGPLEKSLDSGTVTPPTGPEPLHCNPASPQDNLADRDPEPEQEGIMEGGEVELEPQSRSLSMDSAYGTLSPESLLRELDLQTRPGQSKGEETEEEGGIEGHEVGVEVEMESEKVVMKLMDEEVEKEKEEDSTSVGSQVSVVQSLKPRRRPPVTARLRSLQSLNIKSISEDNLLQRFRDNAPVSRIQTRSLTAQDQSEHRSERAECLVHSKSLSAQDLTGLFKTDQDSEPEYEDFLSMSMPSGKLCDTLRKAEARQVQRALAAAEACEGSNSQADSSSSDGETMVAPSGGHGGKCSESFTAGCPEKQSSPKRRKTHQHKKLTLAQLYRIRTTLVLNSTLTASEV
- the LOC139368488 gene encoding pleckstrin homology domain-containing family G member 5-like isoform X8: MFLYWKKRGAYELETLPSYLTEQVAEHYSWSSSLDVIHDLCDEKPVQEEDWVVCQHPECPDRRQASKVCHHPECLDLNNKSPLHLCESCDSRCHPEDTENMHFDRHPRFDLQTQGSILARNVSTRSCPPRTSPPSDLEEEDEGANDRGDRKAGGLKLVKKKPRRRHTDDPSKECFSLKFDLNVDIDTEIVPAVKKKTLREVLGPVFERKGIELSQVDLFLDQSNTPLSLNFEAYRFGGHYLKVKARPGDELKVEQGVKDLRSLSLPNMKPSLGEQSPYILTLCSERVEHGSLGRKESNVDLLGQARRRKNITEFLGDASIPSPDSLTALSGSLPSVGAGSDSWKNRAASRFSGFFSSNTGAGAFGKEVDRMEQLQNKLQSYTLFGLPKVPPQLSFHHDSWEEEEEETSLTLEDSWTQLLDNHETLTRRQFHQQEAIWELLHTEATYIKKLRVITDLFLCGLLNLQESGLLTEVEPARLFSNIQDIVRLHTALWNQVMLPALEMARQARTLLNPTDLHHGFRTIGSRFKPYIRYCMEEEASMEYMRSLLRDNELFRIYVTWAETHKQCNRLKLADMLAKPHQRLTKYPLLLKAVLKKTDDSSSRDAVGSMVAWVEGFINSVDSQMRQREEQQKLAAISGRIDSYEAVEGSSEELEKILREFNRFDLMAPMRGTSPEETRQLHLEAALRMKEGKDSRMEVYCFLFTDLLLITKPVKRLEKVKVIRQPLLIHNVVCKELKDPGSFILIYLNEFKSAVAAYTFQANSATQGRSWVDAICNVQNQLQRMRTEEVLRQQVTLQRRLCGEEEEEENKSSNSTTSSPCMRNKDQQGPSHSDCSTETLSVMDIGEDSGEHQNPSATSTDSGGPLEKSLDSGTVTPPTGPEPLHCNPASPQDNLADRDPEPEQEGIMEGGEVELEPQSRSLSMDSAYGTLSPESLLRELDLQTRPGQSKGEETEEEGGIEGHEVGVEVEMESEKVVMKLMDEEVEKEKEEDSTSVGSQVSVVQSLKPRRRPPVTARLRSLQSLNIKSISEDNLLQRFRDNAPVSRIQTRSLTAQDQSEHRSERAECLVHSKSLSAQDLTGLFKTDQDSEPEYEDFLSMSMPSGKLCDTLRKAEARQVQRALAAAEACEGSNSQADSSSSDGETMVAPSGGHGGKCSESFTAGCPEKQSSPKRRKTHQHKKLTLAQLYRIRTTLVLNSTLTAS